The following coding sequences are from one Stigmatopora nigra isolate UIUO_SnigA chromosome 10, RoL_Snig_1.1, whole genome shotgun sequence window:
- the sys1 gene encoding protein SYS1 homolog isoform X4, which yields MGSHFRSYIWDPVLIVFQIVLMQCIYYSFLGLWLAGVYRLVETRSSLDQIFSYEMLSFASILGRLSMTAFILNSLT from the exons ATGGGTAGCCACTTCCGGAGCTACATCTGGGACCCCGTTCTCATTGTCTTCCAAATTGTGTTGATGCAATGCATCTACTACAGCTTTCTCGGATTGTGGTTGGCAGGAGTGTACCGTCTAGTGGAAACACGCAGCTCACTGGACCAGATCTTCAGTTATGAA atgcttAGCTTTGCATCAATTCTGGGAAGGCTCTCAATGACGGCGTTTATTTTGAACTCTCTTACCTG A
- the sys1 gene encoding protein SYS1 homolog isoform X1, with product MGSHFRSYIWDPVLIVFQIVLMQCIYYSFLGLWLAGVYRLVETRSSLDQIFSYEMLSFASILGRLSMTAFILNSLTCDRFYMKDHLSPVVSNIAVRGKVSAATGVLILGDELGLHRSNKLPWKRIFLESCLRVSQMELTSCWQSDSAVRAHVWKASQWLWQTKASSDQHCQ from the exons ATGGGTAGCCACTTCCGGAGCTACATCTGGGACCCCGTTCTCATTGTCTTCCAAATTGTGTTGATGCAATGCATCTACTACAGCTTTCTCGGATTGTGGTTGGCAGGAGTGTACCGTCTAGTGGAAACACGCAGCTCACTGGACCAGATCTTCAGTTATGAA atgcttAGCTTTGCATCAATTCTGGGAAGGCTCTCAATGACGGCGTTTATTTTGAACTCTCTTACCTG CGACCGCTTTTACATGAAGGACCATCTGAGTCCGGTGGTGAGCAACATAGCCGTGAGAGGCAAGGTCAGCGCAGCAACAGGTGTACTCATACTTGGAGATGAACTGGGGCTACACAGGTCAAACAAGCTTCCCTGGAAGCGCATCTTTCTGGAGTCCTGTCTCAGAGTCTCCCAAATGGAGCTGACCTCCTGCTGGCAGTCGGATAGCGCCGTCAGGGCACACGTGTGGAAAGCTTCCCAATGGCTGTGGCAAACAAAAGCATCATCAGATCAGCACTGCCAATAA
- the sys1 gene encoding protein SYS1 homolog isoform X3, translating to MGSHFRSYIWDPVLIVFQIVLMQCIYYSFLGLWLAGVYRLVETRSSLDQIFSYEMLSFASILGRLSMTAFILNSLTWATD from the exons ATGGGTAGCCACTTCCGGAGCTACATCTGGGACCCCGTTCTCATTGTCTTCCAAATTGTGTTGATGCAATGCATCTACTACAGCTTTCTCGGATTGTGGTTGGCAGGAGTGTACCGTCTAGTGGAAACACGCAGCTCACTGGACCAGATCTTCAGTTATGAA atgcttAGCTTTGCATCAATTCTGGGAAGGCTCTCAATGACGGCGTTTATTTTGAACTCTCTTACCTG GGCGACCGACTGA
- the sys1 gene encoding protein SYS1 homolog isoform X2, with the protein MGSHFRSYIWDPVLIVFQIVLMQCIYYSFLGLWLAGVYRLVETRSSLDQIFSYEMLSFASILGRLSMTAFILNSLTCALGLWFFVRRGKQCLDFTVTVHFFHLIGCWIYNSQFPSTLAWWLVNLACMALMAVIGEYLCMRTELRAIPVNSGPKSNL; encoded by the exons ATGGGTAGCCACTTCCGGAGCTACATCTGGGACCCCGTTCTCATTGTCTTCCAAATTGTGTTGATGCAATGCATCTACTACAGCTTTCTCGGATTGTGGTTGGCAGGAGTGTACCGTCTAGTGGAAACACGCAGCTCACTGGACCAGATCTTCAGTTATGAA atgcttAGCTTTGCATCAATTCTGGGAAGGCTCTCAATGACGGCGTTTATTTTGAACTCTCTTACCTG CGCTCTTGGCTTGTGGTTCTTCGTCCGTCGAGGGAAGCAGTGCCTGGACTTCACCGTCAcggtgcactttttccatttGATAGGGTGCTGGATCTATAATTCTCAATTTCCCTCCACCCTTGCTTGGTGGCTCGTCAACTTGGCCTGCATGGCTTTGATGGCGGTCATCGGAGAGTACTTGTGCATGCGGACTGAGCTCAGGGCCATCCCGGTCAATTCCGGACCCAAGTCTAATCTTTGA
- the LOC144202842 gene encoding translocon-associated protein subunit alpha-like: MFTFGSKLFLLLLVAFPCGLITSGRVSANTDSAEEIDPDASVDEEEEEDDEEMPVEEDQIQSPEGDDVDDSEGDERLVTSHSDADTTIVFTTGEEFPANEIVRFLVGFTNKGSQDFIMESLEASFRYPQDFQFYIQNFTALPLSTLVHPGAQASFEYSFMPAEPMAGRPFGLVVLLNYHDVEGNVFQTAIYNQTVTIIEKEEGLDGETVFLYIFLSGLVVLMLFAMYQVLESRTKKRISVKLEKGTGGMNDVDISWIPQETLNVMNKASPKNSPRKRTKRTGGANK, encoded by the exons ATGTTCACATTTGGATCCAAACTGTTTTTGCTGCTCCTCGTTGCTTTCCCTTGTGGCTTGATAACCTCGG GGAGAGTGTCCGCCAACACCGATTCCGCTGAGGAAATTGACCCAGATGCATCAGtcgatgaggaggaggaagaagatgatgaagaaATGCCAGTGGAAGAAGACCAAATCCAAAGTCCG GAAGGAGATGACGTCGATGACTCCGAAGGCGATGAAAGATTGGTAACGTCTCACTCAGATGCCGACACAACTATTGTCTTCACAACCGGAGAAG AGTTTCCTGCTAATGAAATTGTGAGATTCCTGGTGGGTTTCACAAACAAGGGCAGTCAGGATTTCATCATGGAGTCCTTGGAGGCATCCTTCCGGTACCCACAAGACTTCCAGTTTTACATTCAGAAT TTCACAGCTTTGCCATTGAGCACATTGGTTCATCCAGGTGCACAGGCATCCTTTGAATACTCGTTCATGCCAGCGGAGCCAATGGCTGGTCGTCCATTTGGCCTCGTTGTTCTTCTCAACTATCATGATGTTGAA GGCAATGTGTTTCAGACTGCCATTTACAACCAGACAGTCACCATCATTGAGAAAGAAGAAGGGCTGGACGGTGAAAC GGTGTTTTTGTACATCTTCCTTAGCGGGCTGGTGGTGCTAATGCTCTTTGCGATGTATCAAGTCCTTGAGTCACGGACG aaaAAAAGAATCTCCGTTAAGTTAGAGAAGGGAACTGGTGGAATGAATGATGTGGACATCAGCTGGATCCCTCAAGAGACTCTCAATGTCATga ATAAAGCTTCTCCCAAAAATTCACCACGGAAACGAACAAAGAGGACAGGTGGAGCGAATAAATAA